In the genome of Mucilaginibacter sp. 14171R-50, the window GCGATTCTACATGCGCTTTTGAGTATAGTTTACGTTCATCCTCCGTTTCGCAATTTACCAAACGATCATAAGCTATCAGCGACACCTTGGAATCGATTATTAAATGTTTATCATCCGGAAGGTCGATAATTACATCAGGCTGCAGCCTGCTGCCATCTGCGTTGTTCAGGCTGGCTTGTACGCGGTATTCGCGGTCGCGGATCAATCCGCTGCGTTCTAAAACCTTTTCAAGGATGACTTCGCCCCAGTTACCCTGCTTTTTGTTGTCGCCTTTTAAAGCCCTCGTCAGGTTTGATGCTTCGGTACTGATGAGTTTATTCAGGTCCATTAACTGCGTTATAACACCCTTAAGCGTATTGCGCTCGGCCGCCTCCTTGTTATAAACCTTCTCAACTTTATCCTCAAAGGCCTTTATGTTTTCTTTCAGTGGATTTAATATAGCATCGATGCTTAGTTTATTCACATCTGTAAACTCCCGGGATTTTTCCTTCAGCAGCTTTTCGGCAATGTTTTCAAACTCGCGCTGAAAATACTTCCGCGTTTGTTCTATCTCTTCCTTCTGCTCAGTCAGTTTTTCCTGCTGTGCTTTAAAATACGCTCGTGACGACTCTAAAGATTGGTTGGCCTGTGCCAGTTGGCTACGCTCATACAAAAGCTCATCTAACAGCCGGCTTTGCTCCTCCTTAAAATGCCTGGCGACATTTTCTTTTTCGGTTAAAATGCCGGCAGCTTTTTCCTCGGCCTTAGCCAATGAAATCTTCAAGGCTTCATTTTCAGTTTTCAACAAGGATAATTCGCCCGTTGAAACACCGGTGGCAGCAGGTCGTTTTAGAAATATAATAAC includes:
- the rmuC gene encoding DNA recombination protein RmuC translates to MDAIILGAAVVILLIAVIIFLKRPAATGVSTGELSLLKTENEALKISLAKAEEKAAGILTEKENVARHFKEEQSRLLDELLYERSQLAQANQSLESSRAYFKAQQEKLTEQKEEIEQTRKYFQREFENIAEKLLKEKSREFTDVNKLSIDAILNPLKENIKAFEDKVEKVYNKEAAERNTLKGVITQLMDLNKLISTEASNLTRALKGDNKKQGNWGEVILEKVLERSGLIRDREYRVQASLNNADGSRLQPDVIIDLPDDKHLIIDSKVSLIAYDRLVNCETEDERKLYSKAHVESLRNHIHGLSAKSYHDLYQVNSPDFVLLFVPIESSFSFAVQLDADLFSDAWEKRVVIVSPSTLLATLRTIASIWKQERQNRNVLEIARLSGEMYDKFVGFVGDMEGIGKNIKQSQDSYDRALSKLTDGRGNLTITAEKIKKLGAKANKQIEHKYISED